In Bacillus sp. (in: firmicutes), the genomic window TTGTGAATGGACAATGGGTCGACCGACAAGCGGCAGTCGTCGATGTGGAAGACCGTGGATATCAATTTGGTGATGGCATTTATGAAGTGATTCGAGTGTATAACGGTAAATTATTTCAAGCCGCTCCCCATTTGCAGCGACTTGTAGAAAGTGCGAAAAAAATTGGTATTGAACTTCCGTTTCAACTAGATGACCTATTACAAAAAATGAACCAGTTAATAAAAGAGAACAGTTTAGAACTTGGAATTGTGTATTTGCAAGTAACAAGAGGAGTTTCTCTTCGTCAGCACGCTTTTCCGAAAGAAAAAGTGAAACCTAGCCTTGTCATGTATACACGGAGTTATCCTCGGCCGGAAAAAGAAATGGAGCAAGGGGTCAAAGCTCATTTAGTGGACGATATTCGTTGGCTGCGTTGCGATATTAAAAGCTTAAACCTACTTGGCAGCGTCTTAGCGAAACAGCAAGCAAGTGAACGTGGGTGTATGGAAGCGATTATGCATAGGGATAACGTGGTTACGGAAGGTTCGTCGTCCAATGTTTTTATTGTTAAAGAAGGAACCATTATCACCCATCCAGCTACCAACCTCATTTTAAATGGCATTACTCGACAAACAGTGCTGCAAATTTGTGAAGCGAAACAATGGGCGGTGGAAGAACGAGCGTTTACAACGGAAGAGTTGCTCACCGCTGACGAGGTGTTCATCACAAGTACGACCTCTGAAGTTATGCCGGTGATTGCCATTGATGAACATCCTATTGGGGAAGGAACACCTGGTCCGATTACCCAGATGTTACAAGCGATTATCGATGAAGAAATACAGCGAGAATGCAAGTAATTTAAGCCCTGTTTGGTACAACCAAACGGGGCTTTTCTATCGCTCATAAAAATTTTACGATTCGAACTGGAATAAATCGCTAGATAAATACCTTTCACCCGTATCGCACGCAATACAAACAACAACATCATCCGGAGTTAACGTTTTCGCTACTTGAATAGCAGCGAAACAAGCGGCGCCTGAAGATGGTCCGACTAAAATTCCTTCTTGGGACGCCATTTGCCGTGCAGTCTCATACGCTTCTTCATCTTGAATGCGATGAATGTGATCATACACGTTTTGGTTTAAAATCGGTGGGATAAACCCTGGGCTTGTCCCAACTAGTTTGTGTTTTCCTGGCTTTCCTCCTGATAACACCGGTGAACCTGCCGGCTCTACAACATGAATTTGTAAGTCCGGATAATGTTCTTTTAACACTTCTCCCGTCCCGGTAATCGTCCCCCCCGTACCAGCAGTGGCCACAAATGCTGTTAAATCTTTTCCAATAATATTCATGGCTTCAATAATTTCTAGAGCCGTTGATTTTCGATGGGCGTTTGGGTTCGCTTCGTTTTCAAATTGCATTGGCATAAAACTATTTGGGATGCTTGCTGCTAATTCTTGAGCTTTCAGAATCGCTCCCGGCATTTTTTCGTCACCTGGCGTTAAGACCACTTCTGCTCCGTACGCTTTCAATAAATTAATTCTCTCCTGGGTCATGGTATCAGGCATGACTAAAATCGCTTTATACCCACGTGCCGCGGCATTCATTGCTAGACCAATACCGGTATTTCCACTCGTTGGTTCAATGATTGTTGCTCCTGGTTTTAGTTTGCCAGCCTTTTCAGCTTCCACAATCATGTTAAAGGCAGCACGGTCCTTTACACTTTTACTTGGATTATAAAATTCTAATTTTACATATATCGTCGCACCATTTTTTGGTGCGATGCGGTTCAATTTCACGAGTGGTGTATCGCCGATTAATTCTGCGATATTATTTACAACCTTCATCCAACAGCCTCCTTATTTTCACAATATATTCATAATGATACCTGTTGGACGACATCCAATCAAATATACGTACTTCCGATAATATTTGGTAAAATAGAAAGTAAGATTTGGTAAAGTAGGAGGAGCGTATGAATCACTCATTTCATTATTTTTTCGCTTTGTCACTACCATCGAATATAAAAGAACAAATCCGTGAATGGATGAATTCATATAAAACAGAGTTATCCTTCTATAAATGGGTTCATCAGGAAGACTATCATTTAACATTAGCCTTTTTAGGTGCGGCTACGGACGATCAGCTATATAATGTGACTTCCAAAATGGAAGAAGCACTTGCCATGATTCCGTCATTTCCGCTCACCATTTCTCATCTTGGCACGTTTGGAAATCAACCATCGCCACGTATTTTTTGGATTGGAGTAAACGAAGACGAACGGTTACATCAAATACGTGAAAAAGTGTATCAAGTGTGTGAACAGGTCGGTTTTCCATTGGACAAACGACCGTTCCGCCCACATATCACAGTGGCACGAAAGTGGATAGGCAATCACCCGTTTTCAATCAAACTTGTTCAACAAACTCCTTCCAAAACAATGGATTGGACGTTTCAGGCTGACACGGTCACGTTGTATCGAACCCATATGAACCGGCTGCCTAAATACGAAGCCGTTTGGCAGAAGAAACTATCATTTTCATGACAAGAAATTTTTACGTTCATACAGGATTGTTGCTCGTAGAAAGGAAAGGGATGAATGGATGGCACAATTAATTAAACTACAAGACTATGTTTCCCGTTACGAGATTGATATTTTCAAGTATCCCATTCAATTCGTTCGTTTGAAAAAACAGCATTGGACAAAAGTGTTCGACCTATGGAAAAATGGGTATCTTCATGAGCCAGTCGAATCGTGTGAATGGGAAGAACAAGAAAACGATGAAAAAAAAACGTGGAAGAATCGATTGTTTCATTTGTTCAAACGGGAAAAAGAAGAGGAAGAACGTGATCATGCAGTTGATATGAGGAGAGAAGAGGAGTTTGCCTTTGATTCTAGCCGTGCGGAAGCCATTACTTCTGAACAAGAGTTAAAACAACATTTTCTCGATCAGCTATTTCATTTTCAACTCAAATGGGCGAGTTCGACCTTCTCAGAAAAATCGTACGTTGATTTAAGCTATTACAGTGATGAAACGTTACGATTTTTATTACAGCGTTTTCCGGATACGGTGTTACTGATGTATCATCCAGTATTTAAATTAAAAAAAGCACCGGTCGATTTGGAAGTTTTACTAATTACTCCGACGCATTTATGGTGTATCACGTTTTTAGAAGAAGAGAACGAAGCTACATTTGTTGGCTCAAAAGATCGATTTTGGGTGAAAAAATGGACGGATACGGAGAAAAAAGTATTGAATCCACTCATTTCACTTAATCGGATGGAGCATATTGTTACCTCTATCTTTAAAAAAGCTAGTGTAGAATTACCGATTCAAAAAGCTGTTATTTGTCGAAATGGTTATATTGATTACCCAACGACACCTTATGATGTAAAACTGATTGATAAACGAGTATTTGACGAATGGTTTCAGCATATGCGAACCGTTCGTTCCCCGTTAAAACATATGCAATTAAAAGGGGCAAAAAGCTTACTCGACTATTGTCATACCACTTCTTTCAAAAGAAATTCAGCTGTATTAGATATGGATATTGTAGAACATTGGGATGAAGAGGAACTAGAACAATGAAGAAGCTCATATTTATCGTGAATCCGAAAGCAAAAAACGGGAAAGCCCTTGGTACGTGGCGGAAGGTAAAAGCTCGATTAGATGCTCGAAACGTTCCGTACGAAGCGTATTTTACCAAGTATCCAAACCATAGCCCACGTTTAGTAAAAGAGATTTTAGCCCATCATAAATTGCAGCAAACAGTCATTGTCGCCATCGGAGGAGACGGGACGGTCCATGAAGCCATCAATGGCTTAGTCGGTTCGGAAAATGTCGCATTTACTACTATTCCTGCAGGGTCAGGAAACGATTTTGCCAGAGGGTTTCATCTCTCATTTGATGTAAAACAAGCAACTGATCAGATTTTGCAACTGCTACATACCGACGGTCAACCTGTTGATATTGGGGAATATAAATGTTCTCAGTACCAAAAAGGGTATTTTGTGAATAATATAGGAGCAGGACTCGACGCGCTTATTGCCAAAAAGGCCAATGAGTCTCGCTTAAAAAAATGGTTAAATAAGTTAAATGTTGGAAATCTTATATATGTATTTTATTTTTTAAAAGAAATTATGACATATCGCCCGGTTCATGTACGAATTACTGTTGATGAAACCGAATACGAATTTTCAAATACTTGGCTCGTAGCGGTATGTAATCAACCATACTATGGGGGAGGAATGAAAATATCCCCTCAATCCAACTATAACGATGGATTGTTAGATTTAGTCGTCATCAGTAATATTCCCCGTTATCAACTGATTACCCTTTTTGCGAGCGTTTTCTGGGGCGGACATACGGGGTTAGACGGTGTGACCGTACTGAGGGGAAAAGAGTTTCATATTGAGAGTGAACGACCACTATTCATCCAGGCTGATGGAGAAACGGTAGGGAATACCCCTTTTCATGTTCGCTGTCGATCGAAGGCGTGGACGTTATTACGATAAAAAAAGTAGGTGTGAGGAATGAGTGGTGTGAACCGTTTTTTTCAAGCATATTTAGACGACATCTCGACCATTACGATTTTATTGCCATTTGATTATTTTGGCGGTCATTCTTCCACCTTTACCTTAAAGCAAGATCACCAAACAGTTCCGCTATCAATTGAACAAATTCATCATTTACACGATGCTATCAAATATGTTTGTAAATGTCCGATCACTCCATCATTTTGGAAAACGGTATATGTCATGGATGAAAGAGGCATTAAAACCGATTTACAAATCGGTGCTGTCATTCGAACAGCTATATTTGATGAAATGTTTTATTACGATGGAGATGATTTAGGGGCAAATTATCATCCGGAAGAAACCACTTTTAAAGTATGGGCGCCGACGGCTACGGAGGCGACCCTTATTATAAAAAAAGACGTATTCAGTGAAGAAGAACTGGTACCAATGACACGTAAGGAGCGGGGGGTTTGGCAAGCGATCGTTTCAGGAGATGTAGAAACATATCTATATCAATACGAGGTGTGCGTAAATCAAGTTCGAAATCGCGTGGTAGACCCATACGCCAAATCGGTTTCGTTAAATAGCGAATGGGGCTATGTCGTGGATATGAAAAAAACGAAAAGGCCTGTAGTTTCACTTCCACCTTTATCCTCCCCATTAGACTCCATCATTTATGAGATGCACGTCCGTGATTTCACGAAACATCCGAATAGCGGTATTTTAAAAAAAGGAAAATATTTAGGAGTAATTGAAAAAGATCGACAAGGAAAAGGCGGTTCGAAAACTGGTCTCGATTATTTAAAAGAATTAGGAGTCACACATGTGGAGTTGTTACCAGTAAATGATTTTGCTGGAGTGAGTGATGATCAACCTGACAAGCAGTATAATTGGGGATATAATCCGCTCTTTTTTAATTGTCCGGAAGGAAGTTATGCTACAAATCCATCCCATCCGTACAATCGAATTGTGGAATTAAAGGAAATGATTCATACGTTACAACAAGAAGGTATCCGCATCATTCTCGATGTCGTGTATAACCACGTTTATTTGCGTGAAGAGTCTTCTTTTGAGAAGCTTGTACCAGGGTATTATTTTCGCCATGATGCGTACGGTCATCCAGCTAACGGCACTGGTGTAGGCAATGATTTTGCTTCCGAACGGTTAATGGCACGTAAATTTATTTTAGACTCGGTTTCTTTTTGGTTAAATGAATATCATGTGAATGGCTTTCGGTTTGATTTAATGGGCATTTTAGATGTAGAAACGATGCAGGAAATAAGAAAACTAGCCGATCAATATGATTCGTCCATCCTTTTAATAGGGGAAGGATGGGATTTACCAACCCCGCTTCCATCGGAACAAAAAGCATCAATGAACAACCATGAAAAGTTACCAGGCATCGGATTTTTTAATGATCGTTTTCGAGATGTGGTAAAAGGAAGCTCTTTTGATTTAAATCATCGCGGTGTAGCGCTTGGAAATACCTCTAGTTTAGATGATGCGATTGAAGTGTTTACAGGAAGTGTAGGATATAAGCAAAACGGTCTTTTTTCATCCCCAACACAAACGGTCAATTATGTTGAGTGTCATGATAACCATACATTATGGGACAAATTGATTCATATTTTTTCGGAAAATGATAAATGGCTAGAACAACGCCACCGACTAGCAACATCGTTTGTACTTCTTGCTCAAGGTATCCCGTTTTTGCATAGCGGACAAGAATTTTTTCGGACAAAATACGGAGACGGAAATAGCTATAAAAGTCCAGATGAGGTGAACTGGTTAGATTGGGACCGTATGGAACAAAAGAAAGAGAATGTAGAATATGTAAAAGGGCTCATTCGTTTACGAAAAAGTCACGGAGCTTTTCGGTTATCAACTAAAGAATTGATTCAATATCATTTAGATGTAGAGGCGATTGATGGTACGTTGACCGCTTATTTTAAACAAGTAGGTGCGTACGGAAAGTGGGAATATTTGTATTTGATTATTCATCCCCTTGAATGGGAGCGGGAGTTCGTCTTGCCAAATCAACGCAAATGGTATTTAATTAGTGACGGAACAACGTTTTTTTCCACACCGGTTCCATGGACAAAAGAGGTATATCAAGTACCTCCTGTACGAT contains:
- a CDS encoding diacylglycerol kinase family lipid kinase codes for the protein MKKLIFIVNPKAKNGKALGTWRKVKARLDARNVPYEAYFTKYPNHSPRLVKEILAHHKLQQTVIVAIGGDGTVHEAINGLVGSENVAFTTIPAGSGNDFARGFHLSFDVKQATDQILQLLHTDGQPVDIGEYKCSQYQKGYFVNNIGAGLDALIAKKANESRLKKWLNKLNVGNLIYVFYFLKEIMTYRPVHVRITVDETEYEFSNTWLVAVCNQPYYGGGMKISPQSNYNDGLLDLVVISNIPRYQLITLFASVFWGGHTGLDGVTVLRGKEFHIESERPLFIQADGETVGNTPFHVRCRSKAWTLLR
- a CDS encoding NERD domain-containing protein, whose amino-acid sequence is MAQLIKLQDYVSRYEIDIFKYPIQFVRLKKQHWTKVFDLWKNGYLHEPVESCEWEEQENDEKKTWKNRLFHLFKREKEEEERDHAVDMRREEEFAFDSSRAEAITSEQELKQHFLDQLFHFQLKWASSTFSEKSYVDLSYYSDETLRFLLQRFPDTVLLMYHPVFKLKKAPVDLEVLLITPTHLWCITFLEEENEATFVGSKDRFWVKKWTDTEKKVLNPLISLNRMEHIVTSIFKKASVELPIQKAVICRNGYIDYPTTPYDVKLIDKRVFDEWFQHMRTVRSPLKHMQLKGAKSLLDYCHTTSFKRNSAVLDMDIVEHWDEEELEQ
- the pulA gene encoding type I pullulanase, producing the protein MSGVNRFFQAYLDDISTITILLPFDYFGGHSSTFTLKQDHQTVPLSIEQIHHLHDAIKYVCKCPITPSFWKTVYVMDERGIKTDLQIGAVIRTAIFDEMFYYDGDDLGANYHPEETTFKVWAPTATEATLIIKKDVFSEEELVPMTRKERGVWQAIVSGDVETYLYQYEVCVNQVRNRVVDPYAKSVSLNSEWGYVVDMKKTKRPVVSLPPLSSPLDSIIYEMHVRDFTKHPNSGILKKGKYLGVIEKDRQGKGGSKTGLDYLKELGVTHVELLPVNDFAGVSDDQPDKQYNWGYNPLFFNCPEGSYATNPSHPYNRIVELKEMIHTLQQEGIRIILDVVYNHVYLREESSFEKLVPGYYFRHDAYGHPANGTGVGNDFASERLMARKFILDSVSFWLNEYHVNGFRFDLMGILDVETMQEIRKLADQYDSSILLIGEGWDLPTPLPSEQKASMNNHEKLPGIGFFNDRFRDVVKGSSFDLNHRGVALGNTSSLDDAIEVFTGSVGYKQNGLFSSPTQTVNYVECHDNHTLWDKLIHIFSENDKWLEQRHRLATSFVLLAQGIPFLHSGQEFFRTKYGDGNSYKSPDEVNWLDWDRMEQKKENVEYVKGLIRLRKSHGAFRLSTKELIQYHLDVEAIDGTLTAYFKQVGAYGKWEYLYLIIHPLEWEREFVLPNQRKWYLISDGTTFFSTPVPWTKEVYQVPPVRCVIFGGNK
- the cysK gene encoding cysteine synthase A translates to MKVVNNIAELIGDTPLVKLNRIAPKNGATIYVKLEFYNPSKSVKDRAAFNMIVEAEKAGKLKPGATIIEPTSGNTGIGLAMNAAARGYKAILVMPDTMTQERINLLKAYGAEVVLTPGDEKMPGAILKAQELAASIPNSFMPMQFENEANPNAHRKSTALEIIEAMNIIGKDLTAFVATAGTGGTITGTGEVLKEHYPDLQIHVVEPAGSPVLSGGKPGKHKLVGTSPGFIPPILNQNVYDHIHRIQDEEAYETARQMASQEGILVGPSSGAACFAAIQVAKTLTPDDVVVCIACDTGERYLSSDLFQFES
- the thpR gene encoding RNA 2',3'-cyclic phosphodiesterase is translated as MNHSFHYFFALSLPSNIKEQIREWMNSYKTELSFYKWVHQEDYHLTLAFLGAATDDQLYNVTSKMEEALAMIPSFPLTISHLGTFGNQPSPRIFWIGVNEDERLHQIREKVYQVCEQVGFPLDKRPFRPHITVARKWIGNHPFSIKLVQQTPSKTMDWTFQADTVTLYRTHMNRLPKYEAVWQKKLSFS
- the dat gene encoding D-amino-acid transaminase, which translates into the protein MEKVIVNGQWVDRQAAVVDVEDRGYQFGDGIYEVIRVYNGKLFQAAPHLQRLVESAKKIGIELPFQLDDLLQKMNQLIKENSLELGIVYLQVTRGVSLRQHAFPKEKVKPSLVMYTRSYPRPEKEMEQGVKAHLVDDIRWLRCDIKSLNLLGSVLAKQQASERGCMEAIMHRDNVVTEGSSSNVFIVKEGTIITHPATNLILNGITRQTVLQICEAKQWAVEERAFTTEELLTADEVFITSTTSEVMPVIAIDEHPIGEGTPGPITQMLQAIIDEEIQRECK